GCGGCCTTGAGGGCCTCCTGAGCAGCAGCTTCGTCGATGTCGGCAGCGCGTTGCACGGTGTCGGCAAGAACCTTGACCATGTTCGGCTGCACTTCGAGGAAACCACCGGAGATGTAGAACACCTCGGCTTCGCCGCCCTGCTTGATCAGGCGGATCGGACCCGGCTTCAGGTCAGTGATCAGCGGCGCGTGGCCCGGAGCGATACCCAGATCACCCAGGTTGCCGTGCGCAATCACCATCTCGACCAGGCCGGAGAAAATCTCCGCTTCCGCGCTGACGATATCGCAATGGACTGTCATAGCCATACGCTTGCCTCAGGTTACAGACTGTGGACAACCGAAGTTGTCCACAACTCTGATGCGCCCGTTGCCAGGCGCATGGGTGATTACAGTTTCTTCGCTTTCTCGATGGCTTCTTCGATGCTACCAACCATGTAGAACGCTTGTTCCGGCAGGTGGTCGTAGTCGCCTTTGAGAATGCCGCTGAAGCCGGCAATGGTGTCCTTCAGGGACACATACTTGCCTGGCGAGCCGGTGAAGACTTCGGCCACGAAGAACGGCTGGGACAGGAAGCGCTGAATCTTACGAGCACGGGATACCAGCTGCTTGTCGGATTCGGACAGCTCGTCCATACCCAGGATCGCGATGATGTCCTTCAGTTCCTTGTAACGCTGCAGCACGTACTGAACGCCACGAGCGGTCTCGTAGTGCTCGGTACCGATGACGTTCGGATCCAGCTGACGGCTGGTGGAGTCCAGCGGGTCAACGGCCGGGTAGATACCCAGGGAAGCGATGTCACGGGACAGTACGACGGTGGCGTCCAAGTGGGCGAAGGTAGTCGCCGGGCTCGGGTCGGTCAGGTCGTCCGCAGGTACGTATACGGCCTGGATCGAGGTGATCGAGCCTTTCTTGGTGGAGGTGATGCGCTCCTGCAGAACGCCCATCTCTTCGGCCAGGGTCGGCTGGTAACCTACTGCGGAAGGCATACGGCCCAGCAG
The sequence above is drawn from the Pseudomonas sp. Z8(2022) genome and encodes:
- a CDS encoding F0F1 ATP synthase subunit epsilon, with the translated sequence MAMTVHCDIVSAEAEIFSGLVEMVIAHGNLGDLGIAPGHAPLITDLKPGPIRLIKQGGEAEVFYISGGFLEVQPNMVKVLADTVQRAADIDEAAAQEALKAAEKALSEQGAEFNYSSAAAHLAEVAAQLRTVQQLRKKYGG